The Methylobacterium sp. PvR107 genome contains a region encoding:
- a CDS encoding GlxA family transcriptional regulator: protein MSQPGAQTADADPPGSGDRPQEIGFLLVPGFALLSFASACEPFRAANDLAGRALYRLRYFGEAEGRVASSSGVEVPTEGLPRERGHLHTLFICAGGEPTGWDRPAIHAALRRMARFGVRVGGISGGPYLMAAAGLLAERAFTLHWEYAGATVEAFPEARLTRARYVADADRLTCGGGVAPLDMAHGLIAERMGAAFARRVSDWFLHTAVGAADDPQRASAAERYGVHHPALLTVLETMEKTVEAPLSRHAMARLAAVSARHLDRLFLDKRGLRFSAQYRAIRLAHGRRLLRQSPLAIGEIATACGFSSAAHFSRSYRSQFGCSPSADRDMSARNVDRTG, encoded by the coding sequence ATGAGCCAACCCGGAGCACAGACAGCGGATGCGGACCCTCCGGGATCGGGGGACCGGCCGCAGGAGATCGGCTTCCTCCTTGTGCCGGGCTTCGCGCTGTTGTCGTTCGCCTCGGCCTGCGAGCCGTTCCGGGCGGCCAACGACCTGGCGGGGCGCGCCCTCTATCGCCTGCGCTACTTCGGCGAGGCCGAGGGCCGCGTCGCGTCTTCCTCCGGCGTGGAGGTCCCCACCGAGGGGCTGCCCCGGGAGCGCGGGCATCTCCACACCCTCTTCATCTGCGCGGGCGGCGAGCCGACCGGGTGGGACAGGCCGGCGATCCACGCGGCCTTGCGGCGCATGGCCCGGTTCGGCGTCCGCGTCGGCGGCATATCGGGCGGCCCCTACCTGATGGCCGCGGCGGGGCTGCTGGCGGAGCGCGCTTTCACCCTTCACTGGGAGTATGCCGGCGCCACGGTCGAGGCGTTTCCGGAGGCGCGGCTCACGCGGGCACGCTACGTCGCCGATGCCGACCGCCTGACCTGCGGCGGCGGAGTCGCCCCCCTCGACATGGCCCACGGGCTGATCGCCGAACGCATGGGCGCGGCCTTCGCGCGCCGCGTCTCGGACTGGTTCCTGCACACGGCGGTGGGCGCCGCGGACGACCCGCAGCGCGCGTCGGCGGCGGAGCGGTACGGTGTCCACCACCCGGCCCTGCTGACCGTCCTCGAGACGATGGAGAAGACGGTCGAGGCGCCGCTGAGCCGTCACGCCATGGCCCGCCTCGCCGCCGTCAGCGCCCGTCACCTCGACCGGCTCTTCCTCGACAAGCGGGGCCTGCGTTTCTCGGCGCAGTACCGGGCCATCCGCCTGGCCCACGGACGGCGCCTGTTGCGCCAGAGCCCCCTGGCGATCGGGGAGATCGCGACGGCCTGCGGGTTCTCGAGCGCGGCCCACTTTTCCCGCAGCTACCGGTCCCAGTTCGGGTGCAGCCCCTCTGCCGACCGAGACATGTCGGCCCGGAATGTGGACCGCACGGGTTGA
- a CDS encoding molybdopterin oxidoreductase family protein, producing MVRTVCPHDCPSACSLDVQVADGRVVSVRGGDNPYTAGVICAKVSRYGERVHHPDRILHPLERVGAKGSGQWRRIAWDAALDRLAAAFSETAERWGPEAVWPYNSGGTMGLVQRDGIHRLTHAMGYSRRKRTICTAIAIAGWSAGTGRIAGPDPREMALSDLIVVWGGNPVSTQVNAMTHISRARKNRGAKLVVVDPYRTGTAAAADLHLALRPGTDGALACAVLHVLFRDGYADRAYLAAHAAETAALEAHLASRTPEWAAAITGLEPAAIEAFAALYGRTPRSYIRCGFGFTRSRNGAVNLHAVTCLPTVTGAWQHEGGGALWQQAAIFNWDKTLTEGLDIKAPGVRELDMSRIGPILADDPDALQGGPPVRAMLIQSANPAISAPDSARVRAGLARPDVFVAVHEQFMTETAALADLVLPATTFLEHDDIYGAGGHSHIQAGPAILEPPGECRSNHALLGALAARLGADHAGFRLSARDLADATLARSGWGGLDRLEAEGWIDAQPDFAESHFLNGFGHPDGRFRFAPDWAALGPRAAGMPALPDHWPVAEPADAEHPFRMIAPPARQFLNATFTNVAESLRREGRPTCLLHPEDGARLGIGTGDAIEIGNARGRVRLHARLAEGQQPGVVVVESLWPSASFAGGSGINTLIGAAPAAPNDGAAFHDTAVWVRAA from the coding sequence TTGGTCCGGACCGTCTGCCCCCATGATTGCCCCTCCGCCTGCAGCCTCGACGTGCAGGTGGCGGATGGCCGCGTCGTCTCGGTCCGGGGTGGCGACAACCCCTACACGGCGGGGGTGATCTGCGCGAAGGTCAGCCGCTACGGCGAGCGCGTCCACCATCCCGACCGGATCCTCCATCCGCTCGAGCGTGTCGGCGCCAAGGGCAGCGGACAATGGCGGCGGATCGCCTGGGACGCGGCGCTCGACCGGCTGGCCGCGGCCTTCTCGGAGACGGCGGAACGCTGGGGGCCGGAGGCGGTCTGGCCGTACAATTCGGGCGGGACCATGGGCCTCGTCCAGCGCGACGGCATCCACCGGCTGACCCACGCGATGGGCTATTCGCGGCGCAAGCGCACGATCTGCACGGCCATCGCGATCGCGGGCTGGAGCGCCGGAACCGGCCGGATCGCCGGGCCGGACCCCCGCGAGATGGCGCTGTCGGACCTGATCGTGGTCTGGGGCGGCAACCCGGTGAGCACCCAGGTCAACGCGATGACCCACATCAGCCGCGCCCGCAAGAATCGGGGCGCCAAGCTGGTGGTGGTCGATCCCTACCGCACCGGCACCGCGGCGGCCGCCGACCTCCACCTCGCGCTGCGGCCGGGCACCGACGGGGCGCTCGCCTGCGCGGTGCTCCACGTCCTGTTCCGCGACGGCTACGCGGACCGGGCCTACCTCGCCGCCCATGCCGCGGAGACGGCGGCCCTGGAGGCGCATCTCGCGTCGCGCACGCCCGAATGGGCGGCGGCGATCACCGGCCTGGAGCCCGCCGCGATCGAGGCCTTCGCGGCCCTCTACGGCCGGACGCCGCGCAGCTACATCCGCTGCGGCTTCGGCTTCACCCGGAGCCGCAACGGCGCCGTGAACCTGCACGCGGTGACCTGCCTGCCGACGGTGACCGGCGCGTGGCAGCACGAGGGCGGCGGCGCCCTCTGGCAGCAGGCGGCGATCTTCAACTGGGACAAGACCCTGACGGAGGGGCTCGACATCAAGGCGCCGGGCGTGCGCGAGCTCGACATGAGCCGGATCGGCCCCATCCTCGCCGACGATCCCGACGCCCTGCAGGGCGGGCCGCCGGTGCGCGCCATGCTGATCCAGTCGGCCAATCCGGCAATCTCGGCCCCCGACAGCGCCCGGGTGCGTGCGGGCTTGGCGCGGCCGGACGTGTTCGTGGCCGTGCACGAGCAGTTCATGACCGAGACCGCGGCGCTGGCCGACCTCGTCCTGCCGGCCACCACCTTCCTGGAGCACGACGACATCTACGGGGCCGGCGGCCACAGCCACATCCAGGCGGGGCCGGCGATCCTGGAGCCGCCGGGGGAGTGCCGGTCGAACCACGCGCTGCTCGGTGCCCTCGCCGCGCGCCTCGGCGCGGACCATGCCGGCTTCCGGCTGAGCGCCCGGGATCTCGCCGACGCGACCCTGGCGCGTTCGGGCTGGGGCGGCCTCGACCGGCTGGAGGCGGAGGGCTGGATCGACGCGCAGCCGGACTTCGCCGAGAGCCACTTCCTCAACGGGTTCGGCCATCCGGACGGGCGCTTCCGCTTCGCCCCCGACTGGGCGGCGCTCGGCCCCCGCGCGGCCGGGATGCCGGCCCTGCCCGACCACTGGCCGGTGGCCGAGCCCGCCGACGCGGAGCACCCGTTCCGGATGATCGCCCCGCCGGCCCGCCAGTTCCTCAACGCGACCTTCACCAACGTGGCCGAGTCGCTCCGCCGCGAGGGGCGGCCGACCTGCCTGCTCCACCCGGAGGACGGCGCGCGGCTCGGGATCGGCACGGGCGACGCCATCGAGATCGGGAATGCCCGCGGCCGGGTCCGGCTGCACGCGCGCCTCGCCGAGGGTCAGCAGCCGGGCGTCGTGGTGGTCGAGAGCCTGTGGCCGAGCGCGTCCTTCGCGGGCGGCAGCGGGATCAACACCCTGATCGGCGCCGCGCCGGCGGCGCCCAACGACGGTGCCGCCTTCCACGACACCGCGGTCTGGGTCCGGGCGGCCTGA
- a CDS encoding aldo/keto reductase, producing the protein MEYRQFGRSGLTVPVLSFGTGTFGGTNAFFQRWGQTDVAGATRMVDLCLDSGVSFFDTADIYSAGASEEILGQALKGKRDRALISTKATFRFNDDLNQVGSSRHHLVRACEASLKRLGTDHIDVYFMHGFDALTPVEETLRALDDLTRSGKISYIGASNFSGWQLMKALATSERYGLARYVAYQGYYSLIGRHYEWELMPLGIDQGVGLMVWSPLGWGRLTGKIRRGQPNQSGRIAAGGAEGGPPVSDDYLFGVVEALDAVAAETGKTVAQVALNWLLSRPTVCNIVVGARTEEQLKQNLGALGWRLAPEQVARLDAASQETPIYPYWHQKGFDERNPKPTTW; encoded by the coding sequence ATGGAATACAGGCAGTTCGGACGCTCCGGCCTCACCGTGCCGGTGCTCAGCTTCGGCACCGGCACCTTCGGCGGGACGAACGCGTTCTTCCAGCGCTGGGGTCAGACCGATGTCGCCGGAGCGACCCGCATGGTCGACCTCTGCCTCGATTCCGGGGTCAGCTTCTTCGACACCGCCGACATCTACTCGGCGGGGGCCTCGGAGGAGATCCTGGGGCAGGCTCTCAAGGGCAAGCGCGACCGGGCGCTGATCTCCACCAAGGCGACGTTCCGCTTCAACGACGACCTGAATCAGGTCGGCTCCTCGCGCCATCACCTGGTCCGCGCCTGCGAGGCCAGCCTCAAGCGGCTCGGCACCGACCATATCGACGTCTACTTCATGCACGGCTTCGACGCGCTGACGCCCGTCGAAGAGACGTTGCGGGCCCTCGACGATCTCACGCGCTCGGGCAAGATCAGCTATATCGGCGCGTCGAACTTCTCCGGCTGGCAGCTCATGAAGGCGCTGGCCACGTCCGAGCGCTACGGGCTCGCCCGCTACGTCGCCTACCAGGGCTACTATTCCCTGATCGGCCGGCACTACGAGTGGGAGCTGATGCCACTCGGGATCGACCAGGGCGTCGGCCTGATGGTGTGGAGCCCGCTGGGATGGGGCCGTCTCACCGGCAAGATCCGCCGCGGCCAGCCGAACCAGAGCGGCCGCATCGCGGCGGGGGGCGCCGAGGGCGGTCCGCCGGTCTCCGATGATTATCTGTTCGGCGTCGTGGAGGCCCTCGACGCCGTGGCGGCCGAGACCGGCAAGACGGTGGCGCAGGTGGCGCTCAACTGGCTGCTGAGCCGGCCGACGGTCTGCAACATCGTGGTCGGCGCGCGCACGGAAGAGCAGCTGAAGCAGAACCTCGGCGCGCTCGGCTGGCGGCTGGCGCCCGAGCAGGTCGCCCGCCTCGACGCGGCGAGCCAGGAGACCCCGATCTATCCCTACTGGCATCAGAAGGGCTTCGACGAGCGCAACCCGAAGCCGACGACCTGGTAG
- a CDS encoding helix-turn-helix transcriptional regulator, whose product MHAVASQAHLGPGISPVGSHEQCGATHRPAPVAAALKAFVDHLEQGVAVADRYGRALFLNRAGQAIVRGSHLRLANGRLCANAPSGSMALHKLIADCAATGSEGWLRLGSEEDTLLIAVNTFPPAGDADADPIVLLRLIDPVTARPSAKKALQAQFGLTPAEAALALDILAGNDLAACAARRGITLNTARAHLRRLFEKTETRRQAALMRFLLLCPKPIADHSAPAAGSTLEPKRDGRDERICYRHGAA is encoded by the coding sequence ATGCACGCAGTTGCAAGCCAAGCGCATTTGGGGCCCGGCATCTCGCCGGTAGGTTCTCACGAGCAATGCGGTGCCACGCACCGGCCGGCGCCTGTAGCTGCCGCGCTTAAGGCTTTCGTCGACCACCTCGAACAGGGCGTGGCGGTCGCCGACAGATACGGGCGCGCACTCTTCCTGAACCGGGCTGGTCAAGCCATCGTGCGCGGTTCTCACCTGCGGCTGGCAAACGGGCGCCTCTGTGCGAACGCGCCGAGCGGCAGCATGGCGCTTCACAAATTGATCGCCGACTGCGCCGCCACTGGCTCAGAGGGTTGGCTTCGGCTGGGGAGCGAGGAGGATACGCTTCTGATCGCGGTGAATACGTTTCCACCGGCGGGCGACGCGGATGCCGATCCCATCGTCCTTCTGCGCCTGATCGATCCTGTCACCGCCCGACCTTCCGCCAAGAAAGCGCTCCAGGCTCAGTTCGGCCTGACGCCGGCCGAGGCGGCACTTGCGCTGGACATACTGGCCGGAAATGATCTGGCGGCATGCGCGGCACGGCGCGGGATCACGCTGAACACGGCGCGGGCTCACCTGCGTCGTCTCTTCGAAAAGACAGAAACGCGCCGCCAAGCCGCTTTGATGCGCTTTCTGCTGCTCTGTCCCAAGCCGATCGCCGATCACAGCGCGCCAGCCGCGGGCAGCACGCTCGAGCCGAAGCGTGACGGACGTGACGAGCGGATCTGCTACCGTCACGGGGCGGCTTGA
- a CDS encoding Crp/Fnr family transcriptional regulator, protein MPSGKVGPILDKRTALSQHELFRDAPQAVIDRLSLRVQPLAFECGRRVFSRGDESRGLFAVVSGYVRISTSCPDGRSELVMNLIGPNEVFGEIALLDHGLRTADAIAATQCCLLLLERRDLFPALHDFPVLAVRLLAILSGRLRRTSQQLSDHTFVCAQQRLAKTLLLLSGHTERDSARVLTTQRELGHMVGLSREGINRHLSAWQRKGYIALAPGACTIRDRTALERIVSSDNVTRS, encoded by the coding sequence ATGCCGTCCGGCAAGGTCGGGCCCATTCTCGACAAGCGGACCGCACTGTCGCAGCACGAATTGTTCCGTGACGCGCCGCAAGCTGTGATCGACCGGCTCAGCTTGCGCGTTCAGCCCCTCGCATTCGAGTGTGGTCGGCGTGTTTTCAGCCGCGGCGATGAGAGCCGTGGACTGTTTGCCGTTGTCAGCGGTTATGTTCGAATCTCTACAAGCTGCCCTGATGGACGATCCGAACTTGTGATGAACTTAATTGGTCCGAACGAAGTGTTCGGTGAGATTGCGCTGCTGGATCACGGGCTGCGCACGGCCGATGCGATTGCAGCCACGCAATGTTGTCTCCTCCTTCTTGAGCGGCGTGACCTTTTTCCTGCCCTCCACGACTTTCCCGTGTTGGCGGTAAGACTTCTGGCGATCCTCAGCGGGCGGCTGCGGCGCACCAGCCAGCAATTGTCGGATCACACCTTCGTCTGCGCCCAGCAGCGTCTGGCGAAGACGCTCCTCCTGTTGTCCGGACACACCGAGCGGGACAGCGCCCGCGTGCTGACGACCCAGCGGGAGCTTGGCCATATGGTTGGTCTCTCCCGCGAAGGCATCAACCGGCATCTCTCGGCGTGGCAGCGCAAGGGCTACATCGCGCTGGCACCGGGCGCCTGCACAATCCGCGACCGGACGGCGCTTGAGCGGATCGTGTCGAGCGACAACGTGACCCGGAGCTGA
- a CDS encoding S8 family serine peptidase: MKAAIRFEVVALPSNAPLPDGLDITDEQFHPFLVFGIVVYGGEKSVRVFADGVKNLPDAAIGADLAVNAANNAFWSHWCPAEASDGLLGDRAAALRTVHADPVLLTAAGLPGPNQANIVFVDTGLPSSLIPKHGFKGWCVLEDPGLALKDVKTRCPGAPLSPHGEMVARNAYAIASIPNAPNRLRLLDCPVIPDGITNLPVFLSSVTAALFQVLAVIAFSRTSDPKAGWVICNAWSVFNPTLESSELPYSNNPNHPIAEALRLLNAIGADVVFAAGNCGEFCPDPRCSPSAIGPSRSINGANALKQVLTVGAVRIDRLWLGYSGQGPGVTGMEHDKPDICAPSQFESDDLPGRNTGTSAACGLAAGAVALFRTKWVHSKLDPDQLADKIRYYAQRYGPDAWQDRTGHGILDLAATARNLADSQSNPP; the protein is encoded by the coding sequence ATGAAAGCTGCCATCCGTTTCGAAGTGGTGGCGTTGCCGTCCAACGCTCCGCTTCCCGATGGATTGGACATCACGGACGAGCAGTTCCATCCGTTCCTTGTGTTCGGAATCGTAGTCTACGGCGGAGAGAAATCGGTGCGAGTCTTCGCCGACGGTGTGAAGAATTTGCCCGACGCCGCAATCGGCGCGGATCTCGCGGTCAACGCCGCCAACAATGCGTTCTGGAGCCACTGGTGCCCCGCAGAGGCCAGTGATGGGCTCCTGGGCGATCGGGCTGCGGCGCTCAGGACTGTTCATGCCGATCCGGTTCTTTTGACGGCAGCCGGCCTGCCTGGACCGAACCAAGCCAACATCGTCTTCGTAGATACCGGCCTACCTTCCAGTCTGATTCCCAAGCACGGGTTCAAAGGGTGGTGCGTGCTTGAAGATCCCGGCCTCGCGTTAAAGGACGTAAAAACGCGGTGCCCAGGCGCTCCGCTTTCCCCACACGGCGAGATGGTAGCTCGCAATGCCTACGCGATTGCGTCGATCCCTAATGCCCCCAACAGGCTTCGGCTGCTGGATTGCCCCGTCATCCCCGACGGCATCACGAATCTACCGGTCTTTCTGAGCTCAGTAACGGCTGCACTGTTTCAAGTTCTGGCTGTGATCGCGTTTTCACGTACTAGCGATCCCAAGGCCGGCTGGGTGATCTGCAACGCTTGGAGCGTTTTCAACCCGACCCTTGAGTCGAGCGAACTGCCATATTCCAACAATCCCAACCATCCTATCGCGGAGGCCTTGAGGCTACTTAACGCCATCGGTGCTGACGTGGTGTTCGCCGCCGGCAATTGCGGAGAATTCTGCCCCGACCCGCGTTGCTCACCGAGTGCCATCGGCCCATCCCGCAGCATCAACGGCGCCAATGCCCTGAAACAAGTACTAACTGTCGGCGCCGTGAGGATCGACCGACTTTGGCTCGGGTATTCGGGTCAAGGCCCTGGCGTCACCGGCATGGAACACGACAAGCCTGACATCTGCGCGCCGAGTCAGTTCGAGTCCGACGACCTTCCGGGACGCAACACTGGCACTTCGGCCGCTTGCGGTCTCGCGGCCGGCGCTGTCGCGCTTTTCAGAACGAAATGGGTCCATTCCAAACTCGACCCGGACCAACTCGCCGACAAGATCCGGTACTATGCTCAGCGCTACGGGCCGGATGCATGGCAGGACCGGACCGGGCACGGCATTCTCGATCTGGCGGCGACCGCACGGAACTTGGCTGATTCTCAATCGAACCCACCTTGA
- a CDS encoding adenylate/guanylate cyclase domain-containing protein: protein MVFVSDRKAISNAAGLAQGARQTVAIAFADVVGYSTLMAADEDGTHARWMNLLHGSIEPETERCEGRIVDVMGDGVLAVFQSADAAVEWARTIQHNVRAKLDDAGPIDPVPIVLRIGIHMGSIFEENSQIFGDAVNFAARLQSHARPGGIVLSERVRDGLSACSRPSDLRDLGYAELKGFDRRAYLFAIETDLVRLAAPVKATGSLPSVAVLPLVNQSANPEDTYLADGFADGVGMSLAALHELFVVSPASSAIFRGQQPDPREVGRALGVNYALSGSIHRLSQGYGVSVQLCDTRSGAMLWGERMRVDMAEVFELQDALARKVVMNLAPQVRSVELRRAMRKPPESLTAYDRLLRGLFTISSADRDTFDRARTFLGEAMIEEPDFVLPVAWAARWHSVRIGRGWSQDPDDDSAQAYALATRATTIDPLNALALATLGHMNTILRRDSEAALQCFDDALAACPNHPLAWTLSSATLAYLGQGQEAVRRAEHGLRLSPHDPMRYSQFMFLGIAHYATGAFEEAVRWQRRSVANNPLHEATLLLLAAALAAVGSLEDARQVTARFLALRPDFSLDRYSRTRLPFFDPTLRRTFALHLREAGLPD from the coding sequence ATGGTGTTCGTGTCTGACCGCAAGGCCATAAGCAACGCGGCGGGCTTGGCTCAAGGCGCGCGTCAAACGGTGGCAATCGCGTTCGCCGATGTAGTTGGTTACTCGACGCTGATGGCCGCCGACGAGGATGGCACCCACGCGCGATGGATGAATCTCCTGCATGGCTCCATCGAACCCGAAACAGAACGGTGCGAGGGACGCATCGTGGACGTGATGGGCGACGGGGTACTCGCCGTATTCCAAAGCGCCGACGCCGCTGTCGAATGGGCGCGCACCATTCAGCACAATGTACGCGCCAAACTTGACGATGCAGGTCCGATCGATCCGGTTCCGATTGTGCTCCGCATCGGCATCCATATGGGCAGTATCTTTGAGGAGAACTCTCAAATCTTCGGTGATGCCGTGAATTTCGCCGCTCGTCTGCAATCCCATGCCAGGCCCGGCGGGATTGTGCTTTCGGAGCGAGTGCGCGATGGGTTGAGTGCTTGCTCCCGTCCATCGGACCTGCGCGATCTCGGCTATGCGGAGCTGAAAGGATTCGACAGGCGCGCCTATTTGTTCGCCATTGAGACGGATCTCGTTCGTCTGGCAGCGCCGGTGAAGGCAACCGGGAGCCTCCCGTCTGTGGCCGTCTTGCCGCTCGTCAATCAAAGCGCAAATCCGGAGGACACATACCTTGCGGACGGATTCGCCGACGGTGTGGGCATGTCGCTCGCCGCGCTACACGAGCTCTTCGTCGTGTCGCCCGCATCGAGCGCTATCTTTCGCGGGCAACAGCCGGATCCCAGAGAGGTCGGCCGCGCTCTCGGCGTGAACTACGCCCTGTCTGGCAGCATACATCGGTTGTCCCAAGGCTACGGTGTATCGGTGCAATTGTGCGACACACGCTCGGGCGCAATGCTTTGGGGCGAGCGCATGCGTGTCGACATGGCGGAGGTTTTCGAGTTGCAGGACGCGCTCGCGCGAAAGGTCGTGATGAATCTTGCACCGCAGGTACGCTCGGTGGAACTGCGGCGCGCAATGCGTAAGCCGCCCGAAAGCCTGACCGCCTATGACCGGCTACTTCGCGGGCTATTCACGATAAGCAGCGCCGATCGCGACACCTTCGACCGCGCGCGGACGTTCTTGGGCGAGGCCATGATCGAGGAGCCGGACTTCGTCCTGCCGGTTGCATGGGCGGCGCGCTGGCACAGCGTGCGTATCGGGCGCGGCTGGTCGCAGGATCCGGATGACGACTCGGCGCAAGCGTACGCACTCGCGACGCGAGCTACCACGATCGACCCGTTAAATGCACTTGCGTTGGCCACACTCGGCCACATGAACACCATCCTCCGGCGCGACAGCGAGGCGGCGCTCCAATGCTTTGACGATGCGCTCGCGGCTTGTCCCAACCATCCGCTCGCCTGGACGCTGTCGAGCGCAACACTCGCCTACCTCGGTCAGGGCCAAGAAGCGGTGCGACGCGCCGAGCACGGCCTGCGACTCTCGCCGCACGATCCGATGCGGTATTCGCAATTCATGTTCCTCGGCATAGCCCATTATGCCACCGGCGCCTTCGAGGAGGCGGTGAGATGGCAGCGACGGTCTGTCGCCAACAATCCACTTCATGAGGCGACACTCCTGCTACTCGCCGCAGCTCTGGCCGCCGTGGGCTCGCTTGAAGACGCACGCCAAGTCACCGCTCGATTTCTGGCCCTGCGCCCCGATTTCTCTCTGGACAGGTACTCGCGCACGCGCCTCCCGTTCTTTGATCCGACGCTGCGGAGAACCTTCGCCTTGCATTTGCGGGAGGCGGGCTTGCCCGACTGA
- a CDS encoding phosphatase PAP2 family protein: protein MTRGGAFGPADGADGADGADGAEGFENLDALGSGRRSVFRPLGAVPEMKLRANETDYRGHRWPPRLDGHTWPPLLPTACWPSAPDTIQPRLADFTPDNASLLVLAEFVRLRNNAGDDRWALLMSPQDMTNDINQIQPIDQDPQRPCTMVEFELKHLRRLAQFRSGAMTEALAQRNGIIGYFRALLYFDLQTHPHTYYLVAAALRIGQFLCMYYKGQFNRPRPVRLDPSLLPPIDPPGHSSYPSGHATQSFLIARCLEQVVPVALGSGQANQQSPFWLLAERIAKLREVLGVHYPSDTLGGQALAESAFPLMLTCARVAGTAGPDLDGDGVPDNQLKDEVGAPLTIVGQPIYDNGWLALARKEWEPRQ, encoded by the coding sequence ATGACGAGAGGTGGAGCGTTCGGTCCCGCGGATGGTGCCGATGGCGCGGACGGGGCCGACGGCGCAGAAGGCTTCGAGAATCTTGACGCGCTGGGCAGTGGTCGCCGCTCTGTCTTTCGCCCGCTCGGTGCCGTCCCAGAGATGAAGCTTCGGGCCAACGAAACGGATTATCGAGGCCATCGCTGGCCGCCTCGATTGGATGGTCACACTTGGCCGCCTTTGTTACCGACGGCTTGCTGGCCGAGCGCGCCAGACACCATCCAGCCGCGCTTAGCGGATTTCACGCCTGATAACGCTTCGCTGCTCGTCCTCGCGGAATTCGTCCGGCTTAGGAACAATGCCGGTGACGACCGCTGGGCCCTCCTCATGTCTCCGCAGGACATGACGAATGACATCAATCAAATACAGCCCATCGACCAGGACCCCCAGCGTCCCTGCACAATGGTCGAGTTTGAGCTCAAACACTTGCGCAGACTTGCCCAATTTCGATCGGGCGCGATGACAGAAGCTTTGGCCCAGCGCAATGGCATCATCGGCTATTTCCGAGCCCTGCTGTATTTCGATCTGCAGACTCACCCGCACACATACTATCTCGTCGCAGCAGCGCTGCGGATCGGGCAGTTCCTCTGTATGTATTACAAGGGACAGTTCAATCGGCCGCGACCGGTACGCCTCGATCCAAGCTTGCTCCCGCCGATTGATCCCCCGGGCCACTCCTCCTATCCGAGCGGGCACGCCACCCAGTCATTCCTCATTGCGAGGTGCCTCGAACAGGTAGTTCCAGTTGCGCTAGGCTCGGGGCAGGCAAATCAGCAAAGCCCCTTCTGGCTGCTCGCGGAGCGCATCGCGAAGCTCCGCGAGGTTCTGGGGGTGCATTACCCGAGTGACACTCTAGGAGGGCAAGCTTTGGCCGAGAGCGCGTTTCCGCTGATGCTGACATGCGCCCGTGTTGCTGGGACCGCAGGCCCGGATCTTGATGGGGACGGCGTTCCAGACAACCAACTTAAAGACGAAGTTGGGGCGCCGCTGACAATTGTCGGCCAGCCGATTTACGACAATGGATGGCTCGCTCTCGCGAGAAAGGAGTGGGAGCCGCGCCAATGA